A genome region from Crossiella equi includes the following:
- the rfbB gene encoding dTDP-glucose 4,6-dehydratase, translated as MRVLVTGGAGFIGSHYVRQVLGGAYPAFAGAEVTVLDKLTYAGSRTNLAPVEDSPELMFVEGDICDAELVRKLMNGQDVVVHFAAESHVDRSITGAADFVLTNVLGTQNLLQGALEAGVGKFVHVSTDEVYGSIDEGSWAEDHILEPNSPYSASKASSDLLARSYFRTHGLPVCVTRCSNNYGPYQFPEKVIPLFVTNLIDGGTVPLYGDGLNVRDWLHVDDHCRGIQLVAEGGRAGEIYNIGGGTELTNKELTGLLLEATGRDWSAVTPVTDRLGHDRRYSVDIGKISAELGYAPRVPFAEGLATTVQWYRDNRAWWEPLKQRAALAKG; from the coding sequence ATGCGGGTACTGGTCACAGGTGGTGCCGGATTCATCGGCTCGCACTACGTGCGTCAGGTGCTGGGCGGGGCCTACCCGGCCTTCGCCGGGGCCGAGGTCACGGTGCTGGACAAGCTCACCTACGCGGGCAGCCGCACGAACCTGGCGCCGGTGGAGGACAGCCCGGAGCTGATGTTCGTCGAGGGCGACATCTGCGACGCCGAGCTGGTGCGCAAGCTCATGAACGGCCAGGACGTCGTGGTGCACTTCGCCGCCGAGTCGCACGTGGACCGCTCGATCACCGGTGCGGCCGACTTCGTGCTGACCAACGTGCTGGGCACCCAGAACCTGCTCCAGGGCGCGCTGGAGGCGGGTGTCGGCAAGTTCGTGCACGTCTCCACCGACGAGGTCTACGGCTCCATCGACGAGGGCTCCTGGGCCGAGGACCACATCCTCGAGCCGAACTCGCCGTACTCGGCGTCCAAGGCCAGCTCCGACCTGCTCGCGCGCTCCTACTTCCGCACGCACGGCCTGCCGGTGTGCGTCACGCGCTGCTCCAACAACTACGGGCCGTACCAGTTCCCGGAGAAGGTCATCCCGCTGTTCGTGACCAACCTCATCGACGGCGGCACCGTGCCGCTCTACGGCGACGGCCTGAACGTGCGCGACTGGCTGCACGTGGACGACCACTGCCGGGGCATCCAGCTGGTCGCCGAGGGCGGCCGGGCGGGCGAGATCTACAACATCGGCGGCGGCACCGAGCTGACCAACAAGGAGCTCACCGGCCTGCTGCTCGAGGCCACCGGCCGCGACTGGTCCGCGGTCACCCCGGTCACCGACCGCTTGGGCCACGACCGCCGCTACTCGGTGGACATCGGCAAGATCAGCGCCGAGCTGGGCTACGCGCCGCGGGTGCCCTTCGCCGAGGGCCTGGCCACCACGGTCCAGTGGTACCGCGACAACCGCGCCTGGTGGGAGCCGCTCAAGCAGCGCGCCGCCCTGGCCAAGGGCTGA
- a CDS encoding GntR family transcriptional regulator: MALAAEKAYQTLRAGILDGTHKPTERLGEVELAEGLGLSRTPVREALRRLEVEGLVELEPHRGARVAQWSTEDVEELYDLRVLLESFLATRAASRVTPDVLRHLARLRDGMAQAARPGKRQDLDQLAELCDRFHAVLAEAAASPRVTALLATAADIPHTLRTFRHHDPAELARTLSHHRELVDALAAGDAAWAECVMRAQVLAAKQVLLRALES; encoded by the coding sequence GTGGCGCTGGCAGCGGAGAAGGCGTACCAAACCCTGCGTGCGGGCATCCTGGACGGCACGCACAAGCCGACCGAACGCCTGGGCGAGGTCGAGCTGGCCGAGGGCCTCGGCCTGTCGCGCACGCCCGTCCGGGAGGCCCTGCGCCGCCTGGAGGTCGAGGGCCTGGTCGAGCTGGAGCCGCACCGGGGCGCCCGGGTGGCCCAGTGGAGCACCGAGGACGTCGAGGAGCTCTACGACCTGCGCGTGCTGCTGGAGTCCTTTCTGGCCACCCGCGCGGCCAGCCGGGTCACCCCGGACGTGCTGCGGCACCTGGCGCGGCTGCGTGACGGCATGGCCCAGGCCGCCCGGCCCGGCAAGCGCCAGGACCTGGACCAGCTGGCCGAGCTGTGCGACCGGTTCCACGCCGTGCTCGCCGAGGCCGCGGCCAGCCCCCGGGTCACCGCGCTGCTGGCCACCGCCGCCGACATCCCGCACACCCTGCGCACCTTCCGCCACCACGACCCCGCGGAGCTGGCCCGCACCCTGTCCCACCACCGCGAGCTGGTGGACGCGCTGGCCGCGGGCGACGCGGCGTGGGCGGAGTGCGTGATGCGCGCCCAGGTGCTGGCCGCCAAGCAGGTCCTGCTCCGCGCACTGGAGTCCTGA
- the rfbD gene encoding dTDP-4-dehydrorhamnose reductase: MPGLGLLVTGGKGQLGTDLTRLVSAKDGWLAHAPGSAELDVTDAEAVDDAVHAIATAARDAGLRPAVLSAGAYTAVDKAETDEDRALAVNGSGPANLAKACAAHGVPLVHVSTDYVFPGEATAPYEPGDATGPRSAYGRTKLAGEQAVLASPALAYVVRTSWVYGAHGHNFVKTMARLEATRDTLKVVADQVGSPTWTADLAAALVALAERATGGQPPASRVLHCTNTGQTSWHGFAQAVFEELGADPARVQPCTTADYPTPAARPAYSVLSPAAWDAEGLPPMPPWRTALAEAFRQHGPELRPTP; this comes from the coding sequence GTGCCCGGACTCGGACTCCTGGTCACCGGCGGCAAGGGCCAGCTCGGCACCGACCTGACCCGCCTTGTGTCCGCAAAGGATGGATGGTTGGCCCACGCCCCGGGCTCGGCCGAGCTGGACGTCACCGACGCGGAGGCGGTCGACGACGCGGTGCACGCGATCGCCACCGCCGCCCGCGACGCGGGCCTGCGCCCGGCCGTGCTGAGCGCGGGCGCCTACACCGCCGTGGACAAGGCGGAGACCGACGAGGACCGGGCGCTGGCGGTCAACGGCAGCGGTCCGGCCAACCTGGCCAAGGCCTGCGCCGCCCACGGCGTGCCGCTGGTGCACGTCTCCACCGACTACGTCTTCCCGGGCGAGGCCACGGCCCCCTACGAGCCGGGCGACGCCACCGGCCCCCGCTCGGCCTACGGCCGCACCAAGCTCGCGGGCGAACAGGCCGTCCTGGCCTCACCGGCCCTGGCCTACGTCGTCCGCACCTCCTGGGTCTACGGCGCGCACGGCCACAACTTCGTCAAGACCATGGCGAGGCTGGAAGCCACCCGCGACACCCTGAAGGTCGTCGCCGACCAGGTGGGCAGCCCGACCTGGACCGCCGACCTGGCCGCGGCCCTGGTGGCCCTGGCCGAACGGGCGACCGGCGGGCAGCCGCCCGCGAGCCGGGTCCTGCACTGCACGAACACCGGCCAGACCAGCTGGCACGGTTTCGCCCAGGCGGTGTTCGAGGAGCTGGGCGCCGACCCGGCGCGAGTCCAGCCGTGCACCACGGCCGACTACCCGACTCCGGCGGCCCGCCCGGCCTACTCGGTGCTGTCCCCGGCGGCCTGGGACGCGGAGGGCCTGCCGCCCATGCCGCCCTGGCGCACCGCCCTGGCGGAGGCCTTCCGCCAGCACGGCCCAGAGCTGCGCCCGACGCCCTGA
- a CDS encoding hydroxymethylglutaryl-CoA lyase, which produces MDAVQLVEIAPRHGLAGEPVNLSTVDKIELVECLTSAGLRRIEAVSFSPPFAEDAESVLSALPPLPGLRYGALVPDRAGLRRAAAAGAGEVQFVLPATEDFALRHEQRGRERLLAELAEVTEEGRTSGVPVSVGIAAAFGCPFTGEVPVAEVARLAARIAATGPAELSLADTIGVAAPAQVRALITEVAAAAPGVRLRCHFHNSRNTGYANAIAAVEAGVRVLDVSAGGFGGCRFAPGAAGNVATEDVVYALERMGMATGVDMITVADTAAWLAQRLGRPSPALLGKAGMFPPTV; this is translated from the coding sequence TTGGACGCTGTTCAGCTCGTGGAGATCGCTCCCCGGCACGGGCTCGCGGGCGAGCCCGTCAATCTGTCCACAGTGGACAAGATTGAGCTGGTGGAGTGCCTCACCTCGGCCGGTCTGCGCCGCATCGAGGCGGTGTCGTTCAGCCCGCCCTTCGCCGAGGACGCCGAGTCGGTGCTCTCCGCCCTGCCCCCGCTGCCCGGCCTGCGCTACGGCGCGCTGGTCCCGGACCGCGCGGGCCTGCGCCGGGCGGCCGCCGCCGGGGCGGGCGAGGTCCAGTTCGTGCTGCCCGCCACCGAGGACTTCGCGCTGCGGCACGAGCAGCGCGGCCGGGAACGGCTGCTGGCGGAGCTGGCCGAGGTCACCGAGGAGGGCCGGACCTCGGGCGTACCGGTGTCGGTGGGCATCGCGGCGGCCTTCGGCTGCCCGTTCACCGGTGAGGTGCCGGTCGCCGAGGTGGCCCGGCTGGCGGCCCGGATCGCGGCCACCGGACCGGCCGAGCTGTCCCTGGCCGACACCATCGGCGTGGCCGCCCCGGCCCAGGTGCGCGCGCTGATCACCGAGGTGGCGGCGGCCGCGCCGGGCGTCCGGCTGCGCTGCCACTTCCACAACAGCCGCAACACCGGCTACGCCAACGCGATCGCCGCGGTGGAGGCCGGGGTGCGGGTGCTGGACGTCTCGGCGGGTGGTTTCGGCGGCTGCCGGTTCGCCCCCGGCGCGGCCGGGAACGTGGCGACCGAAGATGTGGTTTACGCGCTGGAGCGCATGGGTATGGCAACCGGTGTGGACATGATCACGGTGGCCGACACGGCAGCCTGGCTCGCCCAGCGCCTCGGCCGCCCCTCGCCTGCCCTGCTGGGCAAGGCAGGCATGTTCCCGCCGACTGTCTGA